TTGGCATCTCGTCCTCCTCTAGGAAAAGAAAAAGGGCGGCCTCACCGGGATTTGCCGCCCTCATCCTATGTCCGGTCGGACTTACATCTTTATCGGTTTTTCGGAGGAAAGCGCTTTGGCGACCATTCCGTTCTTGATGACTTCGATCGCCTTTTGGAGCTGTTTATCCGTATCCGGATCGGGCACTCTGGATATTCCGACGTTCATGTCGAAGACCTTACGCGCCTCGATTTTAACTATCTCCTCGTCCAGGTTTATTCCCTCTTTCCTCAGCTTTTTCATCAACTGTGGCAGCTTCGCTTCGATCAGCTTGAAGTCTTTAGGTGTCTTACCGTTTTTCCTTTCGTATGACTCGATACAGGAGATGACGAAATTCTCCAACACTCCTGATTCATACATCTTCTCCCTCATCGCCGCCTGTATATCATCCAGCTTTCTGGGTTCGACGATGATGTTCGGCTCGATACCCTGTTTATCGATGCAGACGCCGCTGGGAGTGTAATACGAGGATATCGTTATCGAGACGGCGCCACCGTATCGGAGCGGGAACCTCTCCTGGACCACTCCTTTGCCGTAGGTTTTCGTCCCCAGGAGCACCCCTCGTTTGTTGTCCTTGATCGCTCCGGCTACGATCTCCGAACCACTTGCGCTCACCTCGTTGACGAGCACAACGAGATCCATATCGTTCGGTACAAGCGTCTTCTCATCCGCCATGAAGACGTTGTTAAACTCCTTCCTTCTGCCCTTCGTCGAGACGATAACGCCCTCTGAGAGGAAAGCATCGGCGACCGCTTTAGCGGCCGAGAGTAGGCCTCCTGAGTCCCATCTCAGATCCAAAATTAGCGCCTTCATTCCCTGTTTCTTGAGCTCATTTACCGCTTTGGTGAACTCCTGTTCCGTCCTGCCCGTGAAGCTCATCACCCAGATATAGCCTATCTTATCAGGGAGCATTGCATATTTAACGCTCTCTATATCTATCACCTGTCTGATGAGGGTAACGTCGAATGGTTCCGCTCTGCCCCTCCGCTTGATCGTAACGGTTACGGGGGTGTTAGGCTTGCCGCGGAGCATATCCACGACGTCGTAGATATTGAGCCCTGTTTCAGCTCCAAGCACAGCCGTCTTTCCGTCAACCTTCAAGATGATATCTCCTGGCCGGAGACCGGCGCGCGAGGCGGGGGTATTAGGGAGAGGCATCGCTATCTTTATGAACCCCTTGTCCTCATAGATACGTATCCCTATCCCACCGAACTGCGCTTCAAACAGGTTCTCACGCTCACGCTTTTGATCCTCAGGGCTTTGATAAAAGGTGTATGGATCTCCCAGGGAAGCCAGGGCTCCCTTGATGGCGCCCTCCATCATCTTTTTGACGTCGACCTCCCGGTAATAGTTCTCGCGGGTCATCTGGATAACTTCGATAAGGGTCTTTTGGAGTTGAATGATCGTGGCCCGATCGCCCGATCGGTTAGCGTCCTCGCTTTGGCCTATCTTCAGCGCCGCCGTCAGAGCACCCGCGAAGACCAGGATCAGTAGGATATGAAGCACATATCTCCGGTTCCGCATCAAGGATAACCTCCACATTATCTGGCTTGGCATCAGAAATTATACATCCAATTCAACCGCCTGTCAATTCATCTCTTTCTGCTTTCCGCCATCTCCCTTAGTTGCATCAGAATCCTCCTCAGATCGCGCTTGTAGTTTTCCAGGAAGAGAACCAGCTTTGCCCGCTGAGTGACGGTTAGACCGGAATTGAGATCGTCGTAAGCCCGCTCTATGTCGGCATGGAACTTATCGTCCAGAGCTTTGAGCTGCTGGAGAAGCGATTCAAGCTGGGATTCGGAAGGTTCCCCGCTCATGGTGAGCTCCTTTATCCTTTTCACCAGG
This region of Candidatus Poribacteria bacterium genomic DNA includes:
- a CDS encoding S41 family peptidase, which gives rise to MRNRRYVLHILLILVFAGALTAALKIGQSEDANRSGDRATIIQLQKTLIEVIQMTRENYYREVDVKKMMEGAIKGALASLGDPYTFYQSPEDQKRERENLFEAQFGGIGIRIYEDKGFIKIAMPLPNTPASRAGLRPGDIILKVDGKTAVLGAETGLNIYDVVDMLRGKPNTPVTVTIKRRGRAEPFDVTLIRQVIDIESVKYAMLPDKIGYIWVMSFTGRTEQEFTKAVNELKKQGMKALILDLRWDSGGLLSAAKAVADAFLSEGVIVSTKGRRKEFNNVFMADEKTLVPNDMDLVVLVNEVSASGSEIVAGAIKDNKRGVLLGTKTYGKGVVQERFPLRYGGAVSITISSYYTPSGVCIDKQGIEPNIIVEPRKLDDIQAAMREKMYESGVLENFVISCIESYERKNGKTPKDFKLIEAKLPQLMKKLRKEGINLDEEIVKIEARKVFDMNVGISRVPDPDTDKQLQKAIEVIKNGMVAKALSSEKPIKM